AATACTGGTAGCCCCTAGCCAGCACTGACTTACTACCTCCTTCAATGCCCCTCAGGTCTGTGCTCTTCTCTTACTGAACTACATGCAAGCTTAGAAGTTTTTAGAACCTTACAGGGGCTGAGCCCTGTGCTGCTTGAGAACATTGACTTTCCACCCTTCTCTGGATGACACTGATTTCCTCTGGCTTTCTGTCCATACATCTGTCTGCCCATCTTTTTTTCTGTACCTCTCCTATTTCTGCACTAACTCTGCATGTTGCTTCTTTGTGGCACCATGCTGCCCAAGTGCCTGATGCTTACCTTGGGAAAGGGAACTATCCACCAATAGAGGGACTGGTTTCAGTCTCCATGCCTTGGTTCAGGATGCAGAGGGCATCCATTGCAGTGGTATAGCTGTAGTTGTCAAGGTGGTAGCAGAGGTGGCATTTTCCTTTGAAGCCTGCCTGATCGTCTCCGTGTGGACTGTGCTGTGGTACCCAAAGGGAGGTGCTGGTGCTTGCCTATTGATCTCTGTTCTCTCTTTGTAGACATCAGGCATTAACACAAGCAACAAGGAGCTAGAAGTTCTGTCTTTGCACAATATCACCTTTGAGGACTCAGGGGAGTACACTTGTCTGGCAAACAATTATTTTGGATTTTCCCATCACTCTGCATGGCTGGAGGTACTGCCAGgtacttgcttctgcttctgcttctgcctcttcttcttcttcttcttcttcttcttctgctgctgctgctgctgctgctgctgctgctgctgctgctgctgctgctgggggtgggggtgggggtggggtagtgaTGGTTCTACATTTGTCATTTTGTGGTGCTGGCTCAGAACATAATAAAGCTGCCGACTCACAGATGTTTTTCACTACCAATGTGAGTTGGGGACGTAGGTCACCAAACTCTGAGTATCCCAGTAGCTTTGCTCCCCAACAGGTACCTAACAGGCCAATGGGAAGTCTCACAAGGCTGGATGAGGCCCCAACATTTATGTCTTTGCAGCTGAGAGAGTGCTGGCCGAGAGCAGTGCAGCTGGCAAGTTATCTGCAGGCACCATCAGCTTCAGGGTGGGCTTCTCCATCTTAATCTTTCCTGCATCAGTTGTGGTGCTCTGCTACCTGTGTAGAGTCTCAAGAAAGAACCTGGGGTCTCCCAGTGTTGACAATGACTTTCACTTCACACCTGAGCAACAGGTAACTGAAATTAGATACCGAGTTTTTATCTCTGTTGTGCCTTGAACCTCCTAAAGTCTCAGCAGGACCTGAGGCCTGCTAAGTACTCATTTTTCTGCAGTCAGATGAGCTGACCCTTCCATGTTCCTATCCTCCACATGGATCCCATGCTactcaaaacaactttgagtcTTCGGTAACCACTGTTTGAGCATCCCTCTTCTTGGCCCTACATACTGCCTCACATGGACTTGACCTTGCCACTCCTGGGAGTTATACTACCTCAGCCCTTTCCCAATGCCCAGCATCCATTTGTCTGGCACCAACCTATCCCCAATGATCCAAGCAGGTGACCTCCATGAACTCTGATATACCCATGGTCCGCATCGTCCACCCATTTTCAAGAGAACATACCGTAATGGCCAGTATTTCTGAGCTTGAGCTGCCAGCCGACCCAACGTGGGAAATATCTAGAACTCGGTCAGTGCTGGTGGGGTTTTGTGTATACTTGGAGAGGGTTCTGTGGCTGGGGGCTAGATGGCTACCAGGCAGAGGCCTGTTGGAGGTGGGGTGAAATACTCCTGAGGTGGGATCCAGGGTAAGACTCGAGTTACCCTGTCTTCATGAGCAAAAGCCCATTGCCAGCTATGGATGCAGTGGCACAGAGGGATGAGGGTTGAGGGTCCTGGGCATATactcatggcctctgcttctttGGACAGGCTGACACTTGGTAATTCTCTAGGAGAAGGCTGCTTTGGCCAGGTTTTTAAGGCAGAGGCTGTTGGCTTTAACATGGACAACACTGTCAAGCCTGTCATTGTGGCTGTGAAAATGCTGAAaggtgaggagggagagaagtaACACAGGGCCAGTGGGGGCTGCAGGGCCACCACCTTACATTCCCACTTTCAACACAGATGATGCCAATGGCCAGGACTTGTTGGACCTGGTGTCTGAGATGGAGATGATGAAAGTTATTGGCAAGCACAAGAACATTATCAACCTGCTGGGGGTCTGCACACAGGGTGGTAAGTACAGCAGGTGGGGGGATGATTATTAGATTGGGACCCCTGAGTCACACAACATCTCTGAGGTGCCTGTGCTTCCAGGGCCATTGTATGTCCTGATGGAGTATGCAGCCAAGGGCAACCTCCGGGACTTCCTGCGGGCACAAAGGCCGCTAAGCATGGAATACTATGGTGCCTCCAGGCTGCCAGAAGAACAGCCTACCCGCAAAGATCTAGTGTCCTGTGCCTATCAGGTGGCCCGAGGTATGGAGTACCTGGCTTCTCAGAAGGTGAGCAGAGCTGGGGCACAGGCCAGGTGGGGTCTTTCTGCGTGGAAGAGTGGATGTCAAGCTTGCTTAGGCTAGGGAGGTATCAGTGTAGCAAGGTTCCTTTCATGCCTCCTCAGTGCGTTCACAGAGACTTGGCTGCCAGAAACGTGTTGGTGACTGAGGACAATGTGATGAAGATTGCAGATTTTGGCCTGGCTCGTGATGTGCACAATCTGGAATACTACAAGAAGAGGACAAATGTGAGCCCCATTCCAGGGTGGTTGGGGTGCAGTGCTCCACCAGGGGACATCTGACAGCCAACAACTCTCCCTCTGCCTAGGGTCGGCTACCTGTGAAGTGGATGGCACCAGAGTCCCTGTTTGACGGAGTCTACACCCACCAGAGTGATGTGTATGTGTCCTAACATAGGATGGGGATAGCAATACCCAAGTCACACCTATTACAGCCTTTAGGGTCCTGGCCCTCCCAGGCTGTATTCTGTCTCCTCGTTTGAGCCAACAGCATAGCCCTGCCATGCCTCTCAACCACACACCCCTCCTTGCCCATTGGTATCCTGTCTTGATGCAGAACTGTTACAGTAACTGACCAGGAGTAAAAGGCCTCTGCCCTCACTCCCATACAGGTGGTCCTTTGGAGTCCTGCTCTGGGAGATCTTTACCTTGGGGGGCTCCCCATACCCTGGCATCCAAGTGGAAGAGCTTTACAAGCTATTGAAAGACGGCTACCGCATGGACAAGCCTGCCAACTGCCCACATGACCTGTGAGCAAAGCATTCCTTACTCACTCCTCTAAATAGTCCCTGGGAGTGGCTCGTTTCCTACCAGGGCTCCTGGTAGGAGACTGGTAGCCTTGGGTGAGGTAGGGATGGACAACAGGCCAAGAAACCACAGCCATATTTGCCACAGGTATGTGATCATGCGGGAATGTTGGCATGCAGTGCCTTCACAGAGGCCCACCTTTAAGCTTCTGGTAGAGAGTTTAGATGGCATCCTCACTGTGACATCAAGCCACGTAAGTACCACTCAACCctgccctctctgccttctctgccttctctgattCCTGTGTGGGCTGCTCCTCCAAGTTCCAGTGATGGGGTTGGCCTTCAAGGGCCAGCCTGAACATAGATGGCCATGAGATCAAGGTGATAAATACTAACATAGTCCTGTGACCTTTTCTACCAACAGGTATACCTGGACCTATCAATGCCTTTTAAGCAGAGCTTGCCAGATGATGAGGATACCAGGAGCCCCAGTTCCTTAGAGATAACTGTTCACCCACAACCTGCTGCCCCCAACCCAACCCAAGAATTGGAGGCCTCAGATGTGAGGGGCCAAGAATCCCCTAGACCAAGCCCCAGTTAATGTTTATGGATATAAAATGTATGGAGTCTTTACAAGTTATATTTGCTATAGGGTTAACACTTCATATGTAACGCTTCTTCATTTTGTAGGATTGACTATTACATTTCAAACCTAGTAAGAAAAAGCAGTGAACTTACTCTTGTTATTTTTTGTACTGTTCCTGAGCCCCTGACGTTGGTGGCTGTCTCTTGCCTATAAGCTAGCAGTGCCAGGACAGTGTCTCAGGGTAACTTTTCTTGGAGCCCAGCATGTGGTTTGTCAGCCCACATTGGCAGTTGTAGTTTTGTTAATGCAAGCAACTTACtttccaaaaaaataaagagataaccAGTTCTGAGTCCCACGTGCCACTTACCTTCCATTCTGGCATCTGTACAGCTATATCCTCATTCTCTGTGGGGACTGGTTATGAGATTTGTCTCTGTGGGGGTAGAGATAATATCTGGTGTGGAATCTTAGCTTTTGTCTGGTCCCTAGTGCAAAGTGCTGGGCTCAAGCCCCAAGAGGACTAATTGTcttaccttttccttcccaatgTGAGAGCAGCTGGTCTTGGACATGCTTGTCTGTGACCCAAACTACCTGGCAGAACCTCAGGGTTACCAGTTTAGAGGTTCCAAAGAGAGGATTCAAGAGAGTTGGTGTCCATAGGAGGGCACCATGCATGTGTGAAGGACATACTCTGGGACTGTCCAGTTCCCTGACTGCCTTGCCAGAGGAGGGATCCTATGAGGACACAGCATGCTCAGATATATGTAGTAACTTCTGTGGGAAGGAAGGTCAGCAAAATCCCTGGTTAAAGCACTATACACTGATAGGgattacctttaatcccaacacttggtctatgagaccagtctggtctacacgccaagttctaggacagccagatctaTGTAGAGAAGAATCTGTATGTCTGGATGTTTGTCGGTTCCCCCACAGCAACCAAACAAGGGCTTCATACCAAGGACTCAGAGCCATGAAGATTCCTGGTGACAGTGAACAGGCAGGAGGAAGTAGTTAAAGAGCCTGAGCCTCCTACTCAAATCTCCCAAGTCCTATTGAAGTTAGGTTCCTTCTGctgtgtctggtttcctctgATCGAGAGGAGTTTCTCCACCTAGATGCCTTGCCTTTTGGACACGGGTTGTGATGATAGTAGTCGATTTTCTTGTTTGCTCTGGGTAGTACTGGGAATAGGCTGGTTCCCAGTCTGACACTCCTGCTTACTAACATTGGCCTGTGGCTGGCCATTTTCCTGGGTTGGCAATGGAGGCTCATCTGGTTGTGTCTATCATACTCTCAGTGATTAAAGTACCTACTGTAGCAATTTGCCAAAAAGGCAATGTATGGTCTGTGGAGATGTGGCATTTTCCTGATACCTAGGACTGCCTTGATTGACTTCCACATATAACTTTGTCCAAGTGTCCCCAGTGACTGGGGTTCTGAGCATTTGGTCTATCACCACTGTGATACAAACCTTGCTCTGAGCCTGGAGAGAGAGCACATTGGGGCAAGGCATTTTCAGCTTGATGTGTGGAGTTGGGGGTTCATAATGGGGGAAGTACTATGCATACACCCATGTGCATCTACTGTCAGGGTTACAGGTATAATTTTATGACATCtcttattaattgttgttacgtgcatgtgtatatgcatgcagttATATATTGCTAACTGTAAACCAGTCTTTCTGTATAGCTAGCaagtatgttttcaggactggctATTTGATAATGGATATACAACTTGTATGCTCTTCCTTGGGCTCAGAAAGTTCTATAAAAAGATGAAGGACGTTCCTAAGACTCAGGCATTAAACCATGGCTGGGAAAACTGAAACTGACAAGTTTAATAAGGCCCTTCCCCTCCAAAGGTTATATAGGTGCTGAGCAGGACAGCTGAAATGGTGAGTCATGCAGAGATACTGAGGCTTCTGGTTTTCATGAATCACCAATTTTAATATGAGCCTTGGTGATGTTGTTGCATTTGAGTCATTCATGTTATTGTAAGTAATCCCTTACCTGTACTCCCGTTAATTAACTTCAATAAACTCATTAATTTGAGGGACTAGGAATTGCACTGTCTTCCCTGGGAGGCAGTCAGGTAATGAAAGGGGGAACTGGTAAATAATACTAATGGTCAATTTCTAGATTCCTTTTGATTTTCTATCCAGATACATTGCAGGAGGGCCGTTATACCATCAACATAAATACAAAAGCATAGTGGGCTTTTTCTTCCACCTGCAGGCTCCCTCTCCTAGCTGTTTGGTTCAGGCCAGATAGATATGTTCAAGGTTAGTCCTGAAGATGTTTACCTGAAGCTGCAGGTGGTCATAACTCTTGTGAGTCAGCTATGGCTGTGTCATGTCCAAAAGACAACATTGCACAGCAGTCCCCTCACCCTCAGTCACAATATTCAGGACCTATTCCTATAATACTCTCTAAGCATATTCCTATAATACTCTCTAAGTCTATGGAAAGTCAACTATGGCTGTGTCATGTCCAAAAGATAACACTGCACAGCAGTCCCCCATCCTCAGTCACAATATTCAGGACCTATTCCTATGATACTCTCTAAGTCTATAGCGAGTGGCTTTTCTTCATGCCCCATATAGAACTTCAGTGTTCATGGTCACTTCAGTATTTTGAGGTTTCAAGGCTATGCCTactacagaaagaagaaactctGGCCAAGATTGAGAGCTGAAGAGATCTAGTTGTAGAAATAGAAATATCTACAATTCAGTTACTAGTAGCATAATCTTAAAGGGTTATGGCCCTTCCAGCCATGGTTTTCTGATCAGGTACTGTGTACTGTACTATTTTTTGTAGTGCAGTTCAAAAAGAAACTAATTCTACATTAACTCTATGTCACTGTTATAccagtgatttttttatattttcttgcctttaaatgaaaagttttaatttcatgagatcttatttgttaatttttgtctCATTTCCTATTAGCTGAGGGTCCTATTCAAAAACCCTTACTTGTGCTTAGAAGTGGGAATATTTTCTCTACCATGTCCTTTGGCATTTTCAGGGTATCAGGTCTCATTCTGACATCCATGACCCATTTGGTGCAGAGTCTGTGTGGTAGAAGATAAGGCacagtttcattttctgtatacTGAAAACAGGTTTTCACAACCATCATATCTGAGATAGTATCTTCAaatgcaaacatatatatatatacacaaatatatatgcaacATTACACTAGGTACTCATGAGAGCATTCTGCTTATCAAATGTAAAAGGCAGTCAAGTTCTGACCACTCAGAGGAAGGCATGGCAACCACTTGCATTAGAATAAATTTACTTCCTAATGTGAACAAAGGGTCCCACTTACAAACCACATTACCCGAGAAACAGCAGCACCACAACCACATGAAGATTCTTTGGGAAGCTGGGTGGAGCTGGTGGCAAATGCTTGTAATCCTTGCAAGGAAGAGTCAGAGGGAAGGCCTATTAGGTGTTCAAGGAAAACTTCTGTTATAGAGCAAAGCAGAGAGCAACACGTGCTATGAGACATTCTTAAAATGCCAATGGGCTCAGTAACTTTCACTTTCCTATGCTGAGCTAGAAAAGCTAGAAAAGCTAGAAAGCTTGGTAGCTTGTAGAAAGTGCTGGAACCAACACCATTGCTTGTTCTCTTGGTCAAGTGCAttgacaaaaccaaaaccaaagctctCTCTCCAAAGCTCCTCTGCCTCTGTTCTGCTCTATTCATCTGAGACTGGAGCCCTGGATGGGGCCTCACAGTCCTGCATCTGTTTTGTCAGCCTCTGCAGGGctgggactcaaggcaggaactgcaTCCAGTCACCTCTGGATCTTCACAGAGGACACCTCACCCTCATGAGAACATGGGCTGTGAGGAGTCACCAGACTCTGAGGAGATGGTGGTCTGCCAGCTGTGAGACCCACCTGTCAGAGGCCCTGAGTCAGGTCTCCATGGCCTGGGGGCTGCTCTCACCATGCTGAATTTCACAGACCTCCTCCTCCGCTGCCTCAGCAGTTCCTCGGCAGCTCTTCTAACATCTCCAGTGTGCACATGCTCAGTGTTCCAGACCGAGTGCACATGTTGTGAGGGGCAGGGTGGTGGAACATTCCCTCCCTAGCTTCTCACTGGGCCAGAGTACCTCTGGGTGGGCTGAAACCACATGTTATTTGTAGTGGATGTGTTTTGTGTGGCTCTATGTGGAGGCTGGCACTTTCTGGTGGGATGTAGTGTGGTGGGAAGGATCTGGAGCATCTCAAGGGGGACAAACCTTAAGGAGTATCTGTACACTGGGGGTCTGCACATTGCAGGCCTCTGGCTCCACACAGGAAAAGTGAGACACTCCGGCctccct
This sequence is a window from Arvicola amphibius unplaced genomic scaffold, mArvAmp1.2, whole genome shotgun sequence. Protein-coding genes within it:
- the LOC119805841 gene encoding LOW QUALITY PROTEIN: fibroblast growth factor receptor 3-like (The sequence of the model RefSeq protein was modified relative to this genomic sequence to represent the inferred CDS: inserted 2 bases in 1 codon); the protein is MGVLTCLLVLCIVVGARPASQPPSTEQRLVRKLPEVPGPEPSQQEQVVFGCGDTMELICSLPGDAGTGCTVWSKDGTELVVSHRILVGPQRLQVLNVSHDDAGVYMCQQQLTQDVLCHFTVHVTDAASSGDEEDGNNVAEDTGAPYWTRPDRMDMKLLAVPATSTVHFHCAAAGNPTPSISWLKNGKEFRGEHRMGGIKLRHRHWSLVMESVVPSDSGYYTCVVQNKFGSIQQTYTLDVLERFPHRPILHAGLPENQTATLGSDVEFHCKVYSDAQPHIQWLKHVEVNGSKTGPDGKPYVTILKTSGINTSNKELEVLSLHNITFEDSGEYTCLANNYFGFSHHSAWLEVLPAERVLAESSAAGKLSAGTISFRVGFSILIFPASVVVLCYLCRVSRKNLGSPSVDNDFHFTPEQQVTSMNSDIPMVRIVHPFSREHTVMASISELELPADPTWEISRTRLTLGNSLGEGCFGQVFKAEAVGFNMDNTVKPVIVAVKMLKDDANGQDLLDLVSEMEMMKVIGKHKNIINLLGVCTQGGPLYVLMEYAAKGNLRDFLRAQRPLSMEYYGASRLPEEQPTRKDLVSCAYQVARGMEYLASQKCVHRDLAARNVLVTEDNVMKIADFGLARDVHNLEYYKKRTNGRLPVKWMAPESLFDGVYTHQSDVWSFGVLLWEIFTLGGSPYPGIQVEELYKLLKDGYRMDKPANCPHDLYVIMRECWHAVPSQRPTFKLLVESLDGILTVTSSHVYLDLSMPFKQSLPDDEDTRSPSSLEIXLFTHNLLPPTQPKNWRPQM